The Puntigrus tetrazona isolate hp1 chromosome 16, ASM1883169v1, whole genome shotgun sequence genome includes a region encoding these proteins:
- the erfl1 gene encoding ETS domain-containing transcription factor ERF-like codes for MDCNCVSDLLLTPPVPTLWTPGIAFPDWAYKPESSPGSRQIQLWHFILELLQKEEYQGVIAWQGDYGEFVIKDPDEVARLWGIRKCKPHMNYDKLSRALRYYYNKRILHKTKGKRFTYKFNFSKVVLVNYPLLDMASSPFLLAQNHFNGGAATPDCSPVTPEALQSLFPRLPESGRGPSLFERSAGAPGPDGDKLRLDAFPFLGSGAPCYSKPPSLLGPYPRNPSFDYPWGFNPYLPGAFSLNNCPKLPPGSLYSSHFYPNPLQSSLSQLSHPFSSLLPPGDTTGAERGQTNGSAGGQPPRLCIPPYPGNLPLGRTELGNGGSGVGDRERGETNAGITGGGLGLGLGLGLGLGGVGVGSGGGGRQSPSERRKGVKQDPESDSELEITDLSDCSSENENEPDFSLGKEPGLGGRSHLLEAKSGGLGGVLPPLSSLPPPVSPHPLKSLGPLTPPPSSLSPPLTMVDRHRETETIKLAHS; via the exons ATGGACTGTAACTGTGTTAGTGACCTGCTGCTCACGCCACCCGTCCCAACCCTCTGGACACCAG GCATCGCCTTCCCAGACTGGGCCTATAAGCCAGAATCAAGCCCAGGCTCCAGGCAGATCCAGCTGTGGCACTTCATCCTGGAGCTGCTGCAGAAGGAGGAATACCAGGGGGTGATTGCCTGGCAGGGAGACTATGGTGAATTTGTGATCAAAGACCCAGATGAGGTGGCAAGACTGTGGGGCATTCGGAAGTGCAAACCTCACATGAACTACGACAAGCTCAGCCGAGCACTTAG GTACTACTACAACAAACGCATTTTGCACAAAACTAAAGGCAAGCGCTTCACCTACAAGTTCAACTTCAGTAAGGTGGTTCTGGTGAATTACCCACTGCTGGATATGGCCAGCTCTCCGTTCCTGCTGGCCCAGAACCACTTCAACGGAGGAGCCGCAACGCCGGATTGCAGCCCTGTCACACCTGAG GCCCTTCAGTCTTTATTCCCTCGTTTGCCTGAATCAGGTCGAGGGCCCTCTCTGTTTGAGCGCAGTGCAGGGGCCCCAGGGCCTGATGGGGACAAGCTGAGACTGGACGCTTTTCCTTTCCTCGGCTCAG GGGCTCCTTGTTACTCCAAACCTCCATCCCTGTTGGGTCCTTACCCACGGAACCCCTCTTTTGACTACCCCTGGGGCTTCAACCCCTACCTCCCAGGGGCCTTTTCTCTGAACAACTGTCCCAAATTGCCCCCGGGCTCCCTCTACTCCTCACATTTCTATCCTAACCCGCTCCAATCCAGCCTGTCTCAGCTGTCACACCCCTTCTCTTCGCTCTTACCCCCCGGAGACACGACCGGGGCAGAACGCGGTCAAACGAATGGCTCTGCGGGCGGTCAGCCTCCCAGACTCTGCATCCCACCGTACCCAGGGAACTTGCCACTGGGCCGGACTGAGCTGGGGAACGGGGGCTCGGGTGTGGGCGACCGGGAAAGAGGGGAAACCAACGCTGGTATAACAGGCGGAGGTCTTGGTTTGGGGTTAGGCCTCGGATTGGGCTTGGGTGGAGTCGGCGTGGGAAGCGGAGGAGGAGGCCGTCAAAGCCCTTCCGAGCGGAGGAAGGGTGTGAAGCAGGATCCGGAGTCTGACTCTGAGCTGGAGATCACAGACCTGAGCGACTGCAGCTCGGAGAACGAGAACGAGCCGGACTTCTCTCTGGGGAAGGAGCCAGGTTTGGGTGGTCGCTCACACCTCCTAGAAGCCAAATCTGGGGGTCTCGGGGGAGTCTTGCCccctctttcttctcttcctccacCTGTGTCTCCGCATCCCCTTAAAAGTCTGGGACCCCTGACTCCTCCACCGTCATCCCTCTCTCCCCCCCTCACTATGGTTGACAGGCACAGGGAAACAGAGACAATTAAACTTGCTCACAGTTAA